Proteins co-encoded in one Bacteroidia bacterium genomic window:
- the recR gene encoding recombination mediator RecR, whose translation MNFSSKLVEMAVDEFAKLPGVGRKTAFRFVVHLLKKDRDGLSGFAQTLIRLKEDTRQCKFCHNVTETEVCAICASPGRDRTTIMVVEDIRDMIAIESTGQFNGLYHLLGGVISPMDGIGPSDITAAHLLERVKDEKPTEIIMALRTTIEGDTTNFFLYKKLKDFPVKLTTIARGVAIGGELEYADEITLGRSILHRMDYEKTLSR comes from the coding sequence GCCAAACTGCCCGGTGTTGGTCGCAAAACGGCCTTTCGTTTTGTGGTGCACCTGCTCAAAAAAGATAGGGACGGTTTATCCGGATTTGCTCAAACCCTTATTCGATTAAAGGAAGATACCCGGCAATGCAAATTTTGCCACAATGTTACCGAAACCGAAGTTTGTGCCATTTGTGCCTCTCCGGGTCGCGACCGAACTACCATCATGGTGGTTGAGGATATACGAGATATGATTGCCATTGAATCTACCGGTCAGTTTAATGGTTTATACCACTTGTTGGGCGGTGTAATTTCGCCTATGGATGGCATTGGCCCTTCCGATATTACTGCTGCTCACCTTCTGGAGCGTGTAAAGGATGAAAAGCCCACCGAGATAATTATGGCTTTGCGTACCACCATCGAAGGGGATACTACCAATTTTTTCTTGTATAAAAAGCTGAAGGATTTTCCGGTTAAACTTACCACCATTGCTCGGGGTGTGGCCATTGGCGGCGAACTGGAATATGCTGATGAAATTACCTTGGGTCGCTCCATTTTGCATCGTATGGATTACGAAAAAACTTTGTCCCGTTAG